One Cololabis saira isolate AMF1-May2022 chromosome 18, fColSai1.1, whole genome shotgun sequence genomic region harbors:
- the taf1b gene encoding TATA box-binding protein-associated factor RNA polymerase I subunit B yields MDEEDTAGFREPCTECAAVDWGVSEEGRFFCRSCHNVIERTKEVVDTSFNVTFSKVTNMRRGPRNKEPEQGFPWMVCEGFQFILLNQADALLRLGVGSHFKDEVLRQLWRLYLQRSRQAYVRDPGPGSATRLRGVVSDTDSMVDSCTSASESGPLSYVSTDQEGVSDWSGSTDGGAYRRGRRRRNHKLMSMKKTLALLHLALVWSREALTLSDLLRLVRDGFVPYVNAHEQLPEWMKLYGKDAFLFQVEEVPAHHVVHRKAQALAVFLQLPAFPPITAQSLLHPAPLSLRYLMDANLPDELHPWVCALTERAGLAEPARLTFHPRTRPLLPQYDVQAAALIIVTMKVVFGLDDHIEWDLSNHTGLRDDAGEQFHLRTWYKLLEAALARARQKREQDLARKQWKSKKPVYDRKLEKCRIIQKKRTAEQLRSCFQKLSSCPVEVQGDAPSSFTFRWGDEDGSDGPSLHHLKLGGVVTVRRCVQSPLNRCYWHPALKPCCHWSCVSHLSEVEATLPRSFTWLLQLFSFLLDLQPCYLYEEVLAVERRVFGPKTPPEDSDLDLNHLEPRGRPRPRPRRRARGSPRGVGRARAGAGPQRLHSPGSLL; encoded by the exons gctgGGTTCCGGGAGCCCTGCACCGAGTGTGCGGCGGTGGACTGGGGCGTCTCAGAGGAAGGTCGCTTCTTCTGCAGATCCTGCCACAACGTGATCGAG aggaCCAAGGAGGTGGTGGACACGTCCTTCAACGTGACCTTCAGCAAGGTCACCAACATGAGGAGAGGACCCCGCAACAAGGAACCAG AACAGGGTTTCCCGTGGATGGTGTGTGAGGGCTTCCAGTTCATCCTGCTGAACCAGGCCGACGCCCTGCTCAGGCTGGGAGTCGGGTCGCACTTCAAG GACGAGGTGCTGCGTCAGCTGTGGAGACTGTACCTGCAGAGGAGCCGCCAGGCGTACGTGCGCGACCCAGGGCCCGGCTCCGCCACCAGACTG CGGGGCGTGGTGTCGGACACGGACAGCATGGTGGACTCCTGCACCTCGGCCAGCGAGTCCGGCCCACTCAGCTACGTCAGCACCGACCAAG AGGGCGTCAGTGATTGGTCCGGCTCCACGGATGGCGGTGCCTACCGGCGGGGCCGGCGGCGCCGGAACCACAAGCTGATGAGCATGAAGAAGACTCTGGCGCTGCTGCACCTGGCGCTGGTGTGGAGCCGGGAGGCGCTGACGCTCAGCGACCTGCTCAG ACTGGTCAGAGACGGCTTCGTCCCGTACGTGAACGCCCACGAACAGCTTCCTGAGTGGATGAAGCTGTATGGGAAGGACGCCTTTCTCTTCCAGGTGGAG GAGGTCCCGGCCCACCACGTGGTGCACAGGAAGGCCCAGGCCCTGGCCGTCTTCCTGCAGCTTCCTGCCTTTCCTCCAATCACGGCGCAGAGTCTGCTCCACCCGGCGCCGCTCAGCCTGCGCTACCTGATGGATGCTAACCTGCCCG ACGAGCTGCACCCGTGGGTGTGCGCGCTGACGGAGCGTGCAGGTCTGGCTGAGCCGGCCCGCCTGACCTTCCACCCCAGGACACGGCCCTTGCTGCCGCAGTACGACGTCCAGGCCGCCGCCCTCATCATCGTCACCATGAAGGTCGTCTTTGGCCTGGACGACCACATTGAATG GGACCTGTCCAACCACACTGGTCTCCGTGACGACGCAG GGGAGCAGTTCCACCTGAGGACCTGGTACAAGCTGCTGGAGGCCGCCCTGGCCCGGGCCCGGCAGAAGAGGGAGCAGGATCTGGCCAG GAAGCAGTGGAAGTCCAAGAAACCAGTTTACGATAGAAAGCTGGAAAAATGCCGGATCAtccaaaagaaaa GAACGGCGGAGCAGCTGCGGAGCTGCTTTCAGAAGCTGTCCTCCTGTCCGGTGGAGGTCCAGGGAGACGCTCCGTCCAGCTTCACGTTCCGCTGGGGGGACGAGGACGGCTCCGACGGTCCCAGCCTGCACCACCTGAAgctggggggggtggtgacCGTGAGACGCTGCGTCCAGAGTCCCCTGAACCGCTGTTACTGGCACCCGGCGCTGAAGCCCTGCTGCCACTG GAGCTGCGTCAGCCACCTCTCGGAGGTGGAGGCCACGCTGCCCCGCTCCTTCACCTGGCTGCTGCAGCTCTTCTCCTTCCTGCTGGACCTGCAGCCCTGCTACCTGTACGAGGAGGTGCTGGCCGTGGAGAGGAGGGTGTTCGGCCCCAAGACCCCCCCGGAGGActcggacctggacctgaaccaccTGGAGCCCCGGGGACGGCCCCGGCCCAGGCCCAGGAGACGGGCCAGGGGAAGCCCCAGGGGCGTGGGCCGGGCCAGGGCGGGTGCAGGACCCCAGCGTCTCCACAGCCCTGGATCTCTGTTGTAG